A single window of Polaribacter sp. SA4-10 DNA harbors:
- a CDS encoding 1-aminocyclopropane-1-carboxylate deaminase/D-cysteine desulfhydrase yields the protein MKLPVLEEHKVELFVKREDLIHPFISGNKFRKLKYNIKEAKNQQKKTILTFGGAFSNHILATAVAGNLNGLKTIAIIRGDELGRDLEKTLSNNSTLREAKKNGMTFEFVSREAYRNKTSEEFVNKLKEKFGDFYTIPEGGTNDFAIKGCEEILTKEDSKFDYICCAVGTGGTISGLINSAKKHQKVIGFPALKGDFLQNEIHQFVRNKENWRLNTDYHFGGYAKYNEDLVSFINQFKEETTILLDPIYTGKMVFGIIDLIKKNKFSEQRKILAIHTGGIQGIGGFNEKLKKKNQQIIKS from the coding sequence ATAAAACTCCCGGTTTTAGAAGAACATAAGGTAGAGTTATTTGTAAAAAGAGAAGATTTAATTCACCCATTTATTTCAGGTAATAAGTTTAGAAAACTAAAGTATAATATAAAGGAAGCAAAAAATCAACAGAAAAAAACGATACTAACTTTTGGGGGTGCATTTTCTAATCATATTTTAGCAACTGCTGTTGCCGGGAATTTAAACGGATTGAAGACAATTGCAATAATTAGAGGAGATGAATTAGGTAGAGATTTAGAGAAGACATTGTCTAATAATTCAACATTAAGAGAAGCAAAAAAAAACGGAATGACTTTTGAGTTTGTTTCTAGAGAAGCCTATAGAAATAAGACAAGTGAGGAGTTTGTAAATAAATTAAAAGAAAAGTTTGGTGATTTTTATACCATTCCAGAAGGAGGAACAAATGACTTTGCCATTAAAGGATGTGAAGAAATTTTAACAAAAGAAGATTCAAAATTCGATTATATTTGTTGTGCGGTGGGTACTGGAGGAACCATTTCTGGTTTGATAAACTCAGCAAAAAAACATCAAAAAGTTATTGGTTTTCCGGCTTTAAAAGGAGACTTTTTACAGAATGAAATTCATCAATTTGTAAGAAATAAAGAAAATTGGCGTTTAAATACTGATTATCATTTTGGAGGTTATGCAAAATATAATGAAGATTTAGTTTCTTTTATCAATCAATTTAAAGAAGAAACAACCATTTTGCTAGACCCAATTTATACAGGTAAAATGGTATTCGGAATTATAGATTTAATCAAAAAAAATAAGTTTTCAGAGCAGCGTAAAATTCTAGCAATTCATACTGGAGGAATTCAGGGAATTGGAGGGTTTAATGAAAAATTAAAGAAAAAAAATCAACAAATAATTAAGAGTTAA
- a CDS encoding glucosaminidase domain-containing protein yields the protein MKLRVIISCVFFLVLASCGSKKRVVQNKKGSGVVLSEPIPEKLPSVNQKEFTKKLIKKNPKLNKHTLAYIRKYAPIAVKEMHAYEIPASITLAQGILESGRGRSELAAKSNNHFGIKCHTKWQGERVYHDDDEKGECFRKYQYVETSYNDHSEFLTKRSRYSFLFNYRKKDYKKWAKGLKKAGYATDKQYPNKLIKIIETYKLYDFDNIKKKDFKVTKGKLKYNKPLNAIDDSYEVRKGDTLYSIAKKYKTSVAKLKEINELKNNNLNIGQRLLLK from the coding sequence ATGAAGTTAAGAGTTATAATATCCTGTGTGTTTTTCTTGGTGCTGGCAAGTTGTGGGTCTAAGAAGAGAGTAGTTCAAAATAAGAAAGGTTCTGGTGTGGTTTTAAGTGAACCAATACCAGAAAAATTACCCTCCGTAAATCAAAAAGAGTTTACAAAAAAGTTAATAAAGAAAAACCCAAAATTAAACAAACATACATTAGCTTACATTAGAAAATATGCACCAATTGCTGTAAAAGAAATGCATGCTTATGAAATTCCAGCAAGTATAACTTTAGCACAAGGAATTTTAGAATCTGGCAGAGGTAGAAGCGAGTTAGCTGCTAAATCTAACAATCATTTTGGTATAAAATGTCATACAAAATGGCAAGGAGAACGTGTTTATCATGATGATGATGAAAAAGGAGAATGTTTTAGAAAATATCAATATGTAGAAACTTCTTATAATGATCATTCAGAGTTTTTAACTAAAAGAAGTCGGTATTCTTTTTTGTTTAATTATAGAAAAAAAGACTATAAAAAATGGGCAAAAGGATTAAAAAAAGCTGGTTACGCAACAGATAAACAATACCCAAATAAATTAATTAAAATTATTGAAACCTACAAATTATATGATTTTGATAACATTAAAAAGAAAGATTTTAAGGTTACAAAAGGAAAATTAAAATATAATAAACCTTTAAATGCAATTGATGATTCTTACGAAGTAAGAAAGGGAGATACTTTGTATTCTATTGCCAAAAAGTATAAAACGTCTGTTGCAAAACTGAAAGAAATAAACGAATTAAAAAATAATAACCTAAATATTGGGCAACGTTTGTTGTTAAAATAA
- a CDS encoding gamma carbonic anhydrase family protein — protein sequence MKIIKAVRGKYPQIPEDCYVAENATIVGEVTLGKECSVWFNAVIRGDVHFIKIGNKVNIQDGAVIHATYQKSPTTIGNNVSIGHNAIVHGCTIHDNVLVGMGSIIMDDCIIESNSIIAAGAVVTKNTHVKSGSIYAGVPAKKVKDISEELISGEINRISDNYIKYSSWFKEE from the coding sequence ATGAAAATAATTAAAGCGGTAAGAGGTAAATATCCACAAATACCAGAAGATTGTTATGTTGCAGAAAATGCAACAATTGTTGGTGAGGTAACTTTAGGAAAAGAGTGTAGTGTTTGGTTTAATGCAGTAATTCGTGGCGACGTTCATTTTATAAAAATTGGTAATAAAGTAAACATTCAAGATGGTGCAGTAATTCATGCAACGTATCAAAAATCACCTACAACAATTGGTAATAATGTTTCTATTGGACACAATGCAATTGTACATGGTTGCACAATTCATGACAATGTTTTGGTTGGTATGGGAAGTATAATTATGGATGATTGTATTATAGAATCTAACTCAATTATTGCAGCTGGCGCAGTAGTTACCAAAAATACACATGTAAAAAGTGGTAGTATTTATGCAGGAGTTCCTGCTAAAAAAGTAAAAGATATTTCAGAAGAATTAATTTCTGGAGAAATAAATAGAATTTCAGATAATTATATAAAATACTCAAGTTGGTTTAAAGAAGAATAG